The Lactuca sativa cultivar Salinas chromosome 2, Lsat_Salinas_v11, whole genome shotgun sequence genome includes a window with the following:
- the LOC111901435 gene encoding ubiquitin-conjugating enzyme E2 20 has translation MATMNNQDSNNSNNRTAAPPTNASKQPLPTPKAVDTQSVLKRLQSELMALMMSGDSGISAFPEEDNIFCWKGTISGSKDTVFEGTEYKLSLSFPNDYPFKPPKVKFETGCFHPNVDLVGNICLDILQDKWSSAYDVRTILISIQSLLGEPNTSSPLNTQAAALWSNQEEYRKVVVEKHLYKKPNH, from the exons ATGGCAACCATGAACAATCAAGATAGCAACAACAGTAACAACAGGACTGCTGCTCCACCCACGAACGCATCCAAACAGCCTCTTCCAACGCCTAAGGCCGTCGACACCCAATCTGTCCTTAAAAG ATTACAGTCTGAATTGATGGCATTGATG ATGAGTGGTGATTCTGGGATTTCTGCTTTTCCTGAAGAAGACAACATATTCTGTTGGAAAGGAACAATTTCAGGGAGCAAAGATACTGTCTTTGAAGGGACAGAGTACAAACTTTCACTTTCTTTTCCAAATGATTACCCTTTCAAGCCCCCAAAGGTCAAATTTGAGACTGGATGCTTTCATCCTAATGTGGATCTCGTTGGAAACATATGCTTAGATATTCTTCAG GATAAATGGTCATCTGCTTATGATGTGAGAACTATCCTGATTTCAATCCAGAGTCTCCTTGGAG AACCAAACACAAGTTCACCACTCAACACCCAAGCAGCAGCACTTTGGAGCAACCAAGAAG AATATAGGAAAGTGGTGGTGGAGAAGCATCTATATAAGAAACCAAATCATTAG